A part of Aspergillus oryzae RIB40 DNA, chromosome 7 genomic DNA contains:
- the srgA gene encoding Rab family GTPase srgA (GTP-binding protein SEC4, small G protein superfamily, and related Ras family GTP-binding proteins) has protein sequence MAGTRNYDFLIKLLLIGDSGVGKSCCLLRFSEDSFTPSFITTIGIDFKIRTIELDGKRVKLQIWDTAGQERFRTITTAYYRGAMGILLVYDVTDERSFQNIRTWFSNVEQHASEGVHKILIGNKCDWEEKRAVSTEQGQQLADELGIPFLEVSAKNNINIEKAFYNLASEIKKGMDTSKSEQPGSQGVSIDQQGPGPNGSTGGKCC, from the exons atggctggtACAAGAAACTATGATTTCCTG ATCAAACTTCTGTTGATTGGTGATTCCGGAGTGGGAAAATCATGTTGTTTGTTACGATTCAGCGAAGATTCATTTACTCCATCCTTCATCACGACCATTGGAATTGACTTCAAGATTCGTACAATCGAACTTGACGGAAAGCGTGTAAAGCTTCAAATATGGGATACGGCTGGACAGGAGCGCTTTAGAACGATTACAACGGCTTACTATAGAGGGGCAATGGGTATACTTCTGGTCTATGATGTCACGGATGAAAGGTCATTTCAAA ACATCCGCACATGGTTCTCAAACGTCGAGCAGCATGCAAGTGAAGGCGTCCATAAGATTCTCATCGGAAATAAATgtgactgggaagagaaaagagcCGTGTCAACTGAACAGGGCCAGCAGCTAGCTGATGAGCTTGGCATACCCTTCCTTGAAGTGTCAGCaaagaacaatatcaatatcgagAAAGCCTTCTACAATCTTGCCTCGGAAATTAAGAAAGGCATGGACACATCTAAATCTGAACAGCCTGGTTCGCAAGGTGTCAGCATAGATCAGCAAGGCCCGGGACCGAATGGCAGTACAGGAGGCAAGTGTTGCTGA
- a CDS encoding putative AAA family ATPase (AAA+-type ATPase) has protein sequence MSEPRLFTVRPLSKQARNDHKDAFRVYLSSSSLAALKLRAGDACTLNYSGECAKTAIAWSATENIQTTVVQTSRTLQDCYGVKIGEKVSISKTDGPLGEIESISFVECSDIERMTRYGPIPALERHHWAWALEFPLARCDALAVGLIFDLELKGQRRSFKVATMRALNQTTHSTLLRFTENSKTLIGDDSDEERGVHGFDIQVQSSGLGGMGRQIESINESLADFNIGSEIVAMPSFYEHTRGVLLYGPKGTGKTALLRQIQAAGWRKAFNIGSSTFGRNIGESEAKLRNLFQDAIRCQPSVVVIDQVDFIAPKRTSLDSQSLTSVLCECLDLVRGAMVLVVAATRHPNEVDDALRTPHRLATEIELHVPTAYDRAEILRAICGYQSPVLSDSLIDMMAEKTHGYVGADLFALLQLVCRKARQRQIEKADSNSWALHQTSKFTSGSSDDLATKETVPLEVQEADVLTALQETRPTAMREVFLETPKVRWSDIGGQHDIKRRLQKAVERPLKHPERMRRLNVNSKKGILLYGPPGCSKTLTVKALATEAGLNFMAVKGAEILSMYVGESERALRDIFRKARSAKPSIIFFDEIDAIASKRSSTSQGGVNVLTTLLNEMDGIEELKSVLVVAATNKPEVIDPALMRPGRLDNILYIGPPDFEARKEILNIWCRKSIVHPGVSLEELAWKTEGYSGAEIVSICETAGDAALDEEEETGQAQDIRWEHFELALKQVKRQITDNVIQQYEQWGNSVDI, from the exons ATGTCGGAACCCCGCCTTTTCACAGTTCGACCGCTTTCTAAACAAGCGAGAAATGACCATAAAGATGCATTTCGCGTTTATttatcatcgtcgtcgtTGGCTGCCCTTAAGCTTCGGGCGGGGGATGCTTGTACCCTGAACTACTCTGGCGAATGTGCGAAGACTGCAATAGCTTGGAGCGCAACCGAAAACATACAAACTACGGTCGTGCAGACTTCAAGGACACTCCAGGACTGCTACGGCGTCAAGATTGGCGAGAAGGTATCTATTTCCAAAACCGATGGGCCTTTGGGAGAGATTGAATCAATCTCTTTTGTGGAATGCTCTGATATCGAACGAATGACCAGATATGGCCCCATCCCGGCATTGGAAAGACACCACTGGGCCTGGGCTTTGGAGTTCCCTCTTGCCAGATGTGATGCTCTCGCTGTTGGATTGATCTTTGACTTGGAGCTTAAGGGTCAACGAAGAAGCTTCAAAGTAGCAACTATGCGGGCCTTGAACCAAACCACCCATAGCACGTTACTGCGGTTCACTGAGAATTCCAAAACCTTGATTGGAGATGATTCagatgaagagagaggagtCCACGGCTTTGATATACAAGTACAGTCATCTGGCCTGGGTGGAATGGGCCGCCAGATTGAGAGTATAAATGAAAGCCTTGCTGATTTCAACATTGGCTCAGAGATTGTGGCAATGCCTTCTTTCTATGAGCACACCCGGGGCGTTCTTCTTTATGGACCAAAGGGGACAGGCAAAACTGcacttcttcgccaaatACAAGCTGCTGGTTGGCGGAAAGCATTCAACATTGGGTCTTCCACATTCGGCAGGAATATTGGCGAGAGCGAAGCTAAGCTACGCAATCTGTTTCAAGATGCAATTCGTTGTCAGCCGAGTGTTGTGGTCATCGATCAAGTGGACTTCATAGCTCCCAAACGGACATCGCTGGATTCTCAGTCTTTGACATCTGTCCTTTGTGAATGTTTGGACCTTGTGAGAGGTGCTATGGTTCTTGTTGTAGCTGCAACTCGACACCCCAACGAAGTCGACGATGCTTTGAGAACTCCACATCGATTGGCGACTGAGATTGAATTGCATGTTCCTACAGCCTATGACCGAGCCGAAATTCTGCGCGCTATATGCGGATATCAGTCTCCCGTACTAAGTGATAGCCTCATAGATAtgatggcggagaagactCACGGCTATGTCGGAGCTGACTTGTTTGCTTTACTTCAGCTCGTTTGTCGCAAGGCGCGCCAGAGACAGATCGAAAAAGCTGACTCGAATAGTTGGGCTTTACACCAAACTTCTAAGTTTACCAGCGGCTCAAGCGATGACTTGGCCACCAAGGAAACCGTGCCTTTAGAAGTCCAGGAGGCCGACGTATTAACGGCTCTACAGGAAACCCGTCCCACTGCGATGCGGGAAGTATTTCTGGAGACACCGAAAGTGAGATGGTCGGACATTGGTGGGCAGCATGATATCAAACGGCGTCTTCAGAAGGCAGTGGAGAGACCTTTGAAA CATCCCGAACGAATGAGAAGGCTCAATGTAAACAGTAAGAAAGGCATTCTGCTGTACGGGCCGCCGGGTTGCTCTAAGACCTTGACTGTCAAAGCACTCGCTACAGAAGCGGGCCTGAACTTTATGGCCGTAAAAGGTGCTGAAATTCTAAGTATGTATGTTGGGGAGTCGGAACGGGCCCTACGGGATATTTTTCGAAAGGCACGATCTGCGAAGCCTAGTATTATCTTTTTTGATGAAATCGATGCAATTGCCTCAAAGCGCAGCAGTACGTCCCAAGGGGGTGTCAATGTGCTCACAACTTTATTGAACGAGATGGATGGAATTGAGGAGTTGAAGAGTGTTCTGGTCGTCGCCGCGACAAATAAACCAGAGGTAATTGACCCGGCTTTGATGCGCCCGGGCCGTTTGGACAATATCCTTTACATTGGACCACCGGACTTTGAGGCACGGAAAGAGATATTGAATATCTGGTGTCGTAAATCCATTGTTCATCCCGGCGTAAGTTTGGAAGAGCTGGCCTGGAAGACTGAAGGCTACTCAGGAGCGGAAATTGTGAGCATTTGCGAGACTGCCGGAGATGCCGCAttggacgaggaagaggagactGGTCAAGCACAAGACATTCGGTGGGAACACTTCGAACTCGCACTTAAGCAAGTCAAGAGGCAGATCACAGACAACGTTATCCAGCAGTACGAGCAGTGGGGGAATTCAGTTGATATTTAG
- a CDS encoding uncharacterized protein (predicted protein), translating to MSATARGRSPNRSPLDPGPEQASTPMRRTMSPRSESRPGSERSPSSDHVRRNGYRSRSRSRSASRSRMLSRSRSRSWSSRSRSRSRGSRRCRDRSYSETPSPSDNLPRSSKIVVEKLTKNVTESHLREIFGSFGGIESLDLPMNKACMYGQISLSLYQPPNALFQVMTNRGTAYILFNDPADAEAAIAHMHEAQLDGAVLNVSIVLPRRAFSQSPPPQSGRVSFGRQRHSRGQPSDSRYSRPSPYPPRSPPHQRRFGRTRPMERHDLYRPRTLSRSRSPRRSRSSELRSTSPPRRRGQLRSSSPRRGRRRSPSYSSYDYSSHSDRSRSPSRSRGPGRYGPQRR from the exons ATGTCTGCAACGGCTCGAGGTCGCTCGCCAAACCGCTCACCACTTGACCCAGGTCCCGAGCAAGCTTCAACCCCAATGAGGCGCACGATGTCACCTCGTTCAGAGTCCAGACCCGGGAGCGAGCGAAGCCCATCCTCCGATCATGTTCGTCGCAACGGTTACCGCTCCAGAAGCCGGTCTCGCTCCGCTTCGCGATCGAGAATGCTGTcgcgaagccgaagccgaagctgGAGTAGTCGGAGTCGCAGCCGCAGTCGAGGCTCCCGACGGTGTAGGGACAGAAGTTACAGTGAAACTCCTAGCCCTTCAGATAACctgccaagaagctcaaaa ATTGTTGTTGAAAAACTGACAAAGAATGTAACGGAGTCACACCTTCGAGAAATATTCGGGAGTTTCGGGGGTATAGAGAGCCTGGATCTTCCCATGAACAAAGCTTGTATGTATGGGCAGATATCCTTATCACTCTATCAGCCGCCTAACGCACTCTTTCAAGTTATGACAAACCGAGGCACAGCATATATACTTTTTAACGATCCCGCGGATGCAGAAGCGGCTATTGCACACATGCACGAGGCCCAACTCGATGGGGCTGTGCTTAATGTTTCTATTGTTCTTCCCCGAAGAGCATTTTcccaatcaccaccacctcaGAGCGGCAGGGTAAGTTTCGGCCGTCAAAGGCACAGCCGTGGGCAGCCATCAGACTCTCGTTATTCTCGCCCTTCTCCCTATCCTCCCAGATCGCCTCCCCACCAGAGGAGGTTTGGTCGCACTAGGCCCATGGAGAGACATGACCTTTATCGCCCACGGACTTTATCTCGATCACGATCGCCACGTCGCTCTCGATCGTCGGAGCTCAGGTCAACGTCCcctccgaggaggaggggacAGCTGCGCTCTAGTAGCCCGCGACGTGGTAGGCGCCGTAGTCCTAGTTACAGCAGTTATGACTACAGCAGCCACAGTGACAGAAGTAGAAGTCCCAGCAGGAGCAGAGGCCCTGGTCGATATGGTCCGCAAAGGCGGTGA